In Candidatus Zixiibacteriota bacterium, a genomic segment contains:
- the accC gene encoding acetyl-CoA carboxylase biotin carboxylase subunit: MFKKILIANRGEIALRIIRACRELGIPTVAVYSEPDRESLHVRFADEDVCIGPASPSQSYLNMKRIIAAAELTGAEAIHPGYGFLAENAEFAEICEACALTFIGPAPDTIRRMGDKAVARQTMTDAGVPVLPGSQGPVSDLKEARAVTDAVGFPVIIKAAGGGGGRGMRICREPSELEALIVAAQGEAKLAFGNGDVYIEKYLQAPRHVEFQVLGDLHGNLVHLGERDCTIQRRHQKLIEESPSPAIDDAARRRMGAAALLAADAAAYHSAGTVEFLVDQDGSFYFMEMNTRIQVEHPVTEEQTDIDLVQKQILIAAGDTLGIAQSDVRFSGHTLEVRINAEDPDNDFRPSPGKITSLHVPGGHGVRVDTHAYARYTIPPYYDSLLAKLIAHGKNRDEALTRMLGALDEFVVEGIHTTIGFHQRVLDSAEFRSGRFDTSFVERFLPGARTPPSPETTSLSAAPTVPSPSA, from the coding sequence ATGTTCAAGAAGATTCTCATCGCCAACCGGGGCGAAATCGCCCTGAGGATCATTCGGGCCTGCCGCGAGCTGGGGATCCCCACCGTCGCGGTGTACTCGGAGCCCGATCGCGAATCGCTGCACGTGCGCTTCGCCGATGAGGATGTCTGCATCGGACCTGCCTCGCCGTCGCAGTCGTACCTGAACATGAAGCGCATCATCGCCGCCGCGGAATTGACCGGCGCGGAGGCCATCCATCCCGGTTATGGATTCCTGGCGGAGAACGCCGAGTTCGCCGAGATTTGCGAAGCATGCGCGCTCACCTTCATCGGTCCGGCGCCAGACACGATTCGGCGCATGGGCGACAAGGCGGTGGCTCGGCAGACCATGACGGATGCCGGTGTTCCCGTCCTGCCGGGTTCGCAGGGGCCGGTATCCGACCTCAAGGAGGCCCGGGCGGTCACGGACGCGGTCGGTTTCCCCGTCATCATCAAGGCTGCGGGCGGCGGTGGTGGTCGCGGCATGCGGATCTGCCGCGAGCCGTCGGAGTTGGAGGCGTTGATCGTCGCGGCTCAGGGCGAGGCCAAACTCGCATTCGGGAACGGCGACGTCTACATCGAGAAATACCTACAGGCACCCCGCCATGTCGAATTCCAGGTTCTCGGGGATTTGCATGGCAATTTGGTGCACTTGGGCGAACGTGACTGCACCATCCAGAGGCGGCACCAAAAGCTGATCGAGGAGTCTCCGTCGCCCGCTATCGATGACGCGGCCCGCCGCCGGATGGGTGCGGCGGCCCTTCTGGCGGCCGATGCCGCCGCCTATCACTCCGCCGGCACAGTGGAGTTCCTTGTCGACCAGGACGGCAGCTTCTACTTCATGGAGATGAATACGCGCATCCAGGTGGAGCATCCCGTCACCGAAGAGCAAACCGACATTGATCTGGTCCAAAAGCAGATTCTCATTGCGGCCGGTGACACGCTGGGCATCGCTCAATCGGATGTCAGATTCTCCGGGCACACGCTGGAAGTGCGCATCAACGCGGAAGATCCCGACAACGACTTCCGGCCGTCTCCCGGCAAGATCACTTCGCTGCACGTTCCCGGCGGGCACGGTGTGCGGGTCGATACGCATGCCTACGCCCGGTACACGATTCCGCCCTACTACGACTCGCTGTTGGCCAAGCTGATTGCCCACGGCAAGAACCGCGATGAGGCGCTCACACGCATGCTGGGGGCCTTGGACGAATTCGTGGTTGAGGGGATCCACACGACCATCGGCTTCCACCAGAGGGTCCTCGACAGTGCCGAGTTCCGCTCGGGGCGGTTTGATACGTCGTTTGTCGAGCGGTTCCTCCCCGGAGCGCGCACGCCGCCCTCCCCGGAGACTACGTCCCTCTCGGCGGCACCCACCGTGCCCTCACCGTCGGCCTGA
- a CDS encoding TRASH domain-containing protein, whose protein sequence is MAMQYCDYCGAEIEGAPLRRKKHVYCSRTCAEEHEFEIAASDDDAELEVEEEEEEEEPYD, encoded by the coding sequence ATGGCGATGCAGTATTGCGACTACTGTGGCGCGGAGATCGAGGGAGCTCCGCTGCGCCGCAAGAAACACGTGTATTGTTCCCGGACCTGTGCGGAAGAACACGAGTTTGAGATCGCGGCATCGGATGACGATGCCGAGCTTGAGGTCGAGGAGGAAGAGGAGGAAGAAGAGCCGTACGATTGA
- a CDS encoding PilT/PilU family type 4a pilus ATPase has translation MALKALLEEMMARGASDLHLRVGVRPYLRVDGQLMALEAQPLTTEQIEETLGQILNEEQQRRFAGRMEMDVALGVAKLGRFRVNLYRQRGTPGIALRAVQTTIPSFADLHLPDTVRRLCQLRRGLIIVTGTTGSGKSTTLAAMIEEINASRAENILTVEDPVEYIFRDRQSIVSQREIGGDTESFASALRHAFRQDPDVILIGEIRDLETMMIALMAADTGHLVLTTLHTLNAVETISRIISFFPPHQHQQVRLLLSGTLQAVISQRLLPRIDGPGRVPAIEIMFASAAIRDAILDPAKTNLIHDLIESGSTQYGMQTFDQSIMRWYRQNVIAYETAIVNTTNPDDFDLRLRGITGAADRGWREFEISNG, from the coding sequence ATGGCACTCAAGGCGTTGTTGGAAGAGATGATGGCGCGGGGCGCCTCCGACCTTCATCTGCGAGTCGGCGTGCGTCCGTACCTGAGGGTCGATGGGCAACTCATGGCACTGGAAGCCCAGCCCCTGACGACCGAACAGATCGAGGAGACGCTCGGGCAGATCCTCAACGAGGAGCAGCAGCGCCGCTTCGCCGGTCGGATGGAAATGGACGTGGCGTTGGGCGTCGCGAAGTTGGGACGATTCCGCGTCAACCTCTACCGGCAACGCGGGACGCCGGGAATCGCGCTGCGCGCCGTGCAGACGACCATCCCGTCGTTCGCGGATCTGCACCTCCCGGACACGGTACGACGTCTGTGCCAGCTGCGTCGCGGATTGATCATCGTGACCGGGACGACCGGATCGGGGAAGTCGACAACGCTGGCAGCGATGATCGAGGAGATCAACGCCTCGCGGGCGGAGAACATCCTCACGGTGGAGGACCCCGTGGAGTACATCTTCCGCGATCGTCAAAGCATCGTCTCCCAACGCGAGATTGGCGGCGACACGGAGTCGTTCGCATCAGCGCTACGACATGCCTTCCGGCAGGACCCGGACGTCATTCTCATCGGCGAGATCCGCGATCTGGAGACCATGATGATCGCGCTGATGGCGGCCGACACCGGTCATCTGGTTTTGACGACGCTGCACACGCTGAACGCCGTCGAGACGATCTCACGCATCATTTCCTTCTTCCCGCCGCACCAGCACCAGCAGGTTCGCTTGCTGCTGTCGGGCACATTGCAGGCGGTCATCTCCCAACGGTTGCTGCCGCGGATCGACGGCCCGGGACGTGTGCCCGCCATTGAGATCATGTTCGCCAGCGCGGCGATCCGGGATGCGATTCTCGATCCCGCCAAGACCAATCTGATCCATGATCTGATCGAGAGCGGCTCGACCCAGTACGGGATGCAGACCTTCGATCAATCGATCATGCGCTGGTACCGACAGAACGTCATCGCCTACGAGACGGCCATCGTGAACACGACGAACCCCGACGATTTCGACCTGCGGCTGCGCGGGATCACCGGCGCCGCCGATCGCGGCTGGCGAGAATTCGAAATCAGCAACGGGTGA
- the accB gene encoding acetyl-CoA carboxylase biotin carboxyl carrier protein, with the protein MNEDTLRRLIRIVEESQIDSLEIRRFFRTIRITKNRACPDQPLIVPSAGAPSAVVPAHVTPATAPTTVEAPVPTPSHYLEIKSPMVGTFYRAPSPSSPPFVDVGQTIKPGDVLCIIEAMKLMNEIEAEQGGRIAKVLVENAQPVEFGQPLFLLDPTA; encoded by the coding sequence ATGAATGAGGATACTCTCCGACGCCTGATTAGGATCGTGGAAGAATCCCAGATCGACTCACTGGAGATCCGGCGCTTCTTCCGTACGATTCGCATCACGAAGAACCGCGCGTGCCCGGACCAGCCGTTGATCGTGCCGTCCGCGGGGGCTCCGTCTGCCGTCGTTCCCGCCCACGTGACGCCGGCGACGGCACCGACCACGGTGGAGGCCCCGGTTCCGACTCCGTCCCACTATCTGGAGATCAAGTCGCCGATGGTGGGGACGTTCTACCGCGCACCCTCGCCGTCGTCGCCTCCGTTTGTCGACGTCGGGCAGACCATCAAGCCGGGAGACGTCCTCTGCATCATTGAAGCGATGAAGTTGATGAACGAGATCGAGGCCGAACAGGGCGGACGGATCGCCAAGGTGCTGGTGGAGAACGCCCAGCCGGTGGAGTTCGGCCAACCACTCTTCCTGCTTGATCCCACGGCGTAG
- a CDS encoding Xaa-Pro peptidase family protein has protein sequence MIGGHDYRKRAAAIRTWLGKEDLDALITAECAQLQYLIGYTGSNGLLIMGESRADFLTDGRYREQAAREVKGARIHVVSGDLAGHLGRISWLANSRPKLAYCPQQVSEDRIRILRSALPKALFVPVDDPVAPLRQIKDAAELALIRRAAAITDAAFAAVLPVIRPGVRERDVAAELEYTMMKAGSEKTSFETIVASGPRAALPHGRASSRRIRAGDFVTLDFGATYKGYVSDLTRTVVVGRATARQKAVYNLVARAQRAAVARVRSGVVASKLDRVARGIIEKSGHGRRFDHGLGHGIGLVVHEGPAVNAKSNTVLKPGMVVTIEPGVYFPGWGGVRIEDDVLVQARSADVLTSADRTLLEL, from the coding sequence GTGATTGGTGGGCACGACTATCGCAAGCGGGCCGCGGCAATCCGGACATGGCTGGGCAAGGAAGACCTCGATGCCCTGATCACGGCGGAATGCGCGCAGTTACAGTATTTGATCGGCTACACCGGCTCCAATGGTCTGTTGATCATGGGAGAGAGCCGCGCGGATTTTCTGACCGACGGTCGCTACCGTGAACAGGCCGCCCGGGAAGTCAAAGGCGCGAGGATCCATGTCGTGTCCGGTGATCTGGCCGGTCACCTGGGGCGCATCTCGTGGTTGGCCAACAGCCGCCCCAAGCTGGCGTACTGCCCGCAGCAGGTTTCGGAGGATCGCATCCGGATTCTCCGGTCCGCGCTTCCCAAAGCGCTGTTCGTGCCGGTCGACGATCCTGTCGCCCCGCTGAGACAGATCAAGGATGCGGCGGAACTGGCTCTGATCAGACGCGCGGCGGCGATCACCGATGCCGCATTTGCCGCGGTGTTGCCGGTGATCCGCCCCGGGGTCCGCGAACGCGATGTCGCCGCCGAGTTGGAGTACACGATGATGAAGGCCGGTTCGGAGAAGACGTCGTTTGAGACCATCGTGGCCTCCGGTCCGCGGGCCGCGCTTCCCCATGGACGGGCATCGTCCCGGCGCATACGGGCCGGGGATTTTGTGACGCTCGATTTCGGTGCCACTTACAAGGGCTATGTGTCCGATCTGACGCGGACCGTCGTTGTGGGGCGTGCCACCGCGCGACAGAAAGCGGTGTACAACTTGGTGGCCCGTGCTCAACGCGCGGCGGTCGCCCGGGTCCGGTCCGGAGTCGTGGCCTCGAAACTGGACCGGGTCGCCCGCGGCATTATCGAGAAGTCCGGTCACGGCAGACGGTTCGATCACGGTCTGGGCCATGGCATCGGACTGGTCGTGCACGAAGGGCCGGCAGTGAACGCCAAGAGCAATACCGTTCTAAAGCCGGGCATGGTCGTCACCATTGAGCCGGGCGTGTACTTCCCCGGCTGGGGTGGCGTGCGGATCGAAGATGACGTTCTCGTCCAAGCGCGTTCGGCGGACGTGCTGACATCGGCCGATCGCACGCTGTTGGAACTGTGA
- the rfaE2 gene encoding D-glycero-beta-D-manno-heptose 1-phosphate adenylyltransferase, which yields MVPTDKSTNWGVVSLATLVRLRRQWRRRGLRVVFTNGVFDVLHRGHLDLLVQARGYGDVLVVGLNSDASTRRLKGPGRPVNSQRDRAALLASLRPVDCVCLFSESTPLRLIRELHPDVLVKGAEYDRDAIVGADLVTGWGGTVRRVRMRAGYSSTNLIQCVATSGRRARS from the coding sequence ATGGTGCCGACTGACAAATCGACTAATTGGGGCGTGGTGTCACTCGCAACGCTGGTGCGTCTACGGCGGCAGTGGCGCCGGCGCGGACTGCGTGTCGTCTTCACCAATGGTGTCTTTGACGTGCTTCATCGCGGTCACCTGGACTTATTGGTCCAGGCGCGCGGTTACGGCGATGTGCTGGTCGTTGGTCTGAACAGCGACGCTTCGACGCGACGTCTGAAAGGTCCGGGCCGTCCGGTCAATTCCCAGCGCGACCGCGCGGCCTTGCTGGCGTCCCTGCGGCCGGTTGACTGCGTCTGTCTGTTCAGCGAGTCGACGCCGCTGCGACTGATCCGCGAGCTGCATCCCGATGTCCTCGTCAAGGGAGCCGAGTACGACCGTGACGCGATCGTCGGTGCGGATCTCGTCACCGGCTGGGGTGGAACGGTTAGGCGGGTGCGGATGCGCGCGGGATACTCCTCGACCAACCTGATTCAGTGCGTCGCGACATCCGGCCGTCGCGCAAGGTCTTAG
- the rfaE1 gene encoding D-glycero-beta-D-manno-heptose-7-phosphate kinase produces the protein MTVPVHLGIEPLLDRFAGQNVIVLGDVMLDEYWWGRVERISPEAPVPVVAVERQDAKLGGAANVAQNIRSLGGTVALLGVVGRDRPADTIREQLAAQGLGTDGLLVDTSRPTTLKTRIVAHHQQVVRADFESTTEIEASVSERMSALCEQALDQGAAGLVISDYGKGVINRPLLERVVSEARVRGRFVVVDPKDTHFPAYRRVTTLTPNHHEAGFVAGRRIRDEESLRAVGFDLLRSLEADSLLITRGELGMALFEPDGDGRMTTIPTVARQVYDVTGAGDTVIAAVALCLAAGGTMLQAAYTANVAAGEVIKELGTAQTTVPAIRRALQEIPEPILNQTA, from the coding sequence ATGACCGTACCCGTTCACTTGGGGATTGAGCCCCTTTTGGATCGTTTCGCCGGGCAGAACGTCATTGTGCTCGGTGACGTCATGCTGGATGAGTACTGGTGGGGAAGGGTCGAACGGATTTCCCCCGAGGCGCCGGTTCCCGTCGTCGCTGTGGAGCGACAGGACGCCAAGCTGGGGGGAGCCGCCAACGTGGCGCAGAATATCCGTTCGCTGGGAGGCACGGTGGCGCTCCTGGGCGTCGTCGGTCGAGATCGCCCCGCCGATACGATACGTGAACAACTGGCGGCACAAGGTCTGGGGACCGACGGATTGCTCGTGGACACCTCGCGCCCGACGACGCTGAAGACGCGGATTGTCGCGCACCACCAGCAGGTCGTACGGGCCGATTTCGAATCGACGACCGAGATCGAAGCGTCCGTATCGGAGCGGATGTCCGCGTTGTGCGAGCAGGCGCTGGATCAGGGCGCGGCGGGACTCGTGATTTCCGACTATGGCAAAGGCGTGATCAACCGACCGCTGCTGGAGCGCGTGGTGAGCGAAGCACGGGTGCGCGGCCGCTTTGTCGTTGTCGATCCCAAGGACACGCACTTCCCGGCGTATCGCCGTGTGACGACCCTGACGCCGAATCACCATGAGGCCGGTTTCGTCGCCGGTCGGCGAATCCGGGACGAGGAATCGTTGCGTGCGGTGGGATTCGATTTGTTGCGCTCGTTGGAAGCGGACTCGCTGCTCATTACCCGCGGTGAGTTGGGGATGGCGCTGTTCGAACCGGATGGTGACGGCCGCATGACCACCATCCCGACAGTCGCGCGTCAGGTCTATGATGTCACGGGGGCGGGAGATACGGTGATTGCCGCCGTGGCATTGTGCCTGGCGGCGGGCGGAACCATGTTGCAGGCGGCCTACACCGCCAACGTGGCGGCCGGTGAGGTGATCAAGGAACTGGGTACGGCTCAGACCACGGTCCCGGCCATCCGGCGGGCGTTGCAAGAGATCCCTGAGCCGATCCTCAATCAGACCGCATGA
- a CDS encoding DUF3467 domain-containing protein codes for MQGRPQINVEVGPTEAEGIYSNLALIVHSPQEFVIDFARVTPGSPKSKVYARIIMTPAHAKMLQNALEENIKKYESAFGAIKLAGVDEKNIGFQTPRE; via the coding sequence GTGCAAGGCAGACCGCAAATCAACGTTGAAGTCGGACCGACAGAAGCCGAGGGGATCTACTCCAATCTCGCGCTCATTGTGCACTCGCCGCAGGAGTTCGTTATCGATTTCGCCCGGGTCACGCCCGGATCGCCGAAATCGAAGGTCTACGCGCGCATCATCATGACCCCGGCCCACGCCAAGATGCTCCAGAATGCCCTGGAGGAGAACATCAAGAAGTACGAATCTGCCTTCGGTGCGATCAAGCTGGCCGGGGTCGACGAAAAGAACATCGGCTTCCAGACGCCACGGGAGTAG